The proteins below come from a single Peromyscus leucopus breed LL Stock chromosome 13, UCI_PerLeu_2.1, whole genome shotgun sequence genomic window:
- the Tex30 gene encoding testis-expressed protein 30, which translates to MSHTEVKLKIPFGNKLLDAVCLVPNKNIAYGIILTHGASGDMNLPHLMSLASHLASHGFFCLRFTCKGLNIVHRIKAYKAVLNYLKTSGEYKLAGVFLGGRSMGSRAAASVMCHNEPDDTDDFVRGLICISYPLHHPKQQQKLRDEDLFRIKDPVLFVSGSADEMCEKNLLEKVAQKMQAPSKIHWIEKANHSMAVKGRSTNDVFKEINTQILFWIQEITEMDKK; encoded by the exons ATGAGTCATACAGAG gttaaattaaaaataccttttgGAAATAAATTACTGGATGCCGTTTGTTTGGTACCTAACAAGAACATAGCATATGGAATAATTCTTACACATGGAGCATCAGGAGATATGAATCTTCCTCATTTGATGTCACTGGCATCCCATCTTGCATCTCATGGGTTTTTCTGCCTAAGATTTACTTGCAAAGGCCTTAATATTGTACACAGGATTAAGGCATATAAAGCAGTTTtg AATTACCTAAAGACCTCAGGAGAATACAAACTTGCTGGTGTTTTTCTTGGAG GCCGTTCAATGGGCTCGAGAGCAGCTGCTTCTGTAATGTGTCACAATGAGCCAGATGACACTGATGATTTTGTTCGAGGTCTCATTTGTATTTCTTACCCACTGCACCATCCAAAGCAGCAACAGAAACTCAGAGACGAAGATCTCTTTCGTATAAAGGATCCTGTACTATTTGTGTCCGGCTCAGCAGATGAAATGTGTGAAAAG aacttgttggagaaagtggCACAGAAAATGCAAGCTCCCAGTAAAATCCATTGGATTGAAAAGGCAAATCATTCTATGGCAGTGAAAGGACGGTCAACAAATGATGTTTTCaaggaaataaatacacagatctTGTTTTGGATCCAAGAAATCACTGAAATGGACAAGAAATAA